Proteins encoded by one window of Candidatus Hydrogenedentota bacterium:
- a CDS encoding HigA family addiction module antidote protein → MPPIHPGEILQAEFLEPLAVSQYRLARDMNVSPRRINEIVHGKRAITADTALRLARYFGTTDRFWLNLQVHYDLESQRRKLGARLNREVVVRGTAASSR, encoded by the coding sequence ATTCCACCAATACATCCTGGAGAAATCCTCCAGGCGGAATTTCTCGAACCATTGGCGGTGAGCCAATATCGCCTGGCGCGCGATATGAATGTGTCGCCACGCCGAATTAACGAGATTGTCCATGGAAAGCGCGCCATCACTGCGGACACCGCGCTTCGGCTAGCGCGCTATTTCGGTACGACCGATCGGTTCTGGCTGAATCTGCAAGTTCATTATGATCTCGAATCGCAGCGTAGAAAGCTTGGCGCGAGGCTAAACCGAGAAGTGGTGGTGCGTGGGACTGCTGCGTCGTCCCGTTGA
- the efp gene encoding elongation factor P produces the protein MISTADFRNGLVVNLDGQLMEIVEFQHVKPGKGGAFVRTRFKNVLTGRIIEKTFRSGEKMEDVRLEESGWQYLYHDGDLYHFMDPESYEQIPVGEATVGDNAKWFKENMMINLVFHDGKVIMVKVPIAVTLKITKCDPGIQGDRATGGTKPATLETGAVVQVPLFIGEGEVIKVDTRTAQYIERA, from the coding sequence ATGATTTCGACCGCGGACTTTCGCAACGGTCTGGTCGTCAACCTTGATGGCCAGTTGATGGAAATTGTCGAGTTTCAGCACGTCAAACCGGGCAAGGGCGGCGCGTTCGTGCGCACCCGGTTTAAGAATGTCTTGACCGGCCGCATTATCGAAAAGACGTTCCGGTCCGGGGAAAAGATGGAAGATGTGCGGCTCGAGGAATCCGGGTGGCAGTACCTCTACCACGACGGCGACCTTTATCACTTCATGGATCCCGAGTCGTACGAACAGATTCCCGTCGGCGAGGCCACGGTCGGCGACAACGCGAAATGGTTCAAGGAAAACATGATGATCAACCTCGTGTTTCACGACGGGAAGGTCATCATGGTCAAGGTGCCGATCGCGGTCACGCTGAAGATCACGAAGTGCGACCCCGGCATCCAGGGCGACCGTGCGACCGGCGGGACCAAGCCGGCCACGCTTGAAACGGGCGCAGTCGTTCAAGTACCCCTATTCATCGGCGAAGGCGAGGTCATCAAAGTGGATACCCGCACCGCCCAATACATCGAACGCGCCTAG
- a CDS encoding radical SAM protein, producing MKTTAERSGNQVTSDPALTVTEIYKSVQGESTWVGLPCIFVRLTGCNLRCVWCDTEYAFYGGAKKTVDEILEECVALDCSLVEITGGEPLLQKHCGTLAKALLDRGFTVLCETSGALPIDRLPGDVVKIMDLKCPGSGEADKNDWSNIDRLSARDEVKFVIADRADYEWGRDVVRRYDLAHKCHQVLFSPVFGSVEAKALVEWILADKLPVRFQLQLHKFVWPPDQKGV from the coding sequence ATGAAGACCACAGCAGAGCGATCAGGCAATCAAGTCACGTCCGACCCGGCGCTCACCGTAACGGAGATATACAAATCCGTCCAGGGCGAATCGACATGGGTCGGGTTGCCCTGCATCTTCGTGCGGCTAACGGGATGTAACTTGCGGTGCGTGTGGTGCGACACGGAGTACGCGTTCTACGGCGGCGCAAAAAAGACAGTCGACGAGATTCTCGAGGAGTGTGTCGCGCTCGACTGTTCGCTGGTCGAGATTACCGGCGGTGAACCGCTCCTGCAGAAACATTGCGGGACGCTGGCGAAGGCGCTGCTGGACCGCGGTTTTACCGTCCTGTGCGAGACGAGCGGGGCGCTCCCAATCGACCGGTTGCCGGGGGATGTCGTCAAGATCATGGACTTGAAGTGCCCCGGCAGCGGCGAGGCGGATAAGAACGACTGGTCGAACATCGACCGGTTGTCCGCACGGGACGAAGTGAAATTTGTCATTGCCGACCGCGCGGATTACGAGTGGGGCCGGGACGTCGTGCGGCGGTACGACCTGGCGCACAAGTGCCATCAGGTGTTGTTCTCGCCCGTATTTGGCTCGGTCGAGGCCAAGGCGCTGGTGGAATGGATTCTTGCGGACAAGCTGCCCGTGCGGTTCCAGTTGCAGTTGCACAAATTCGTCTGGCCGCCGGACCAAAAGGGCGTCTAG
- a CDS encoding UPF0175 family protein: MSTVTLSIPDETAEALRVAPEAVGDELRILAAMKLFEMGRLSSGKAAALAGIPRTVFLMKLGEYGVDAFDLSLEDLEKEARLGPSDL; this comes from the coding sequence ATGAGCACTGTCACTCTATCCATACCAGATGAGACAGCCGAGGCGCTTCGCGTCGCGCCAGAGGCCGTTGGTGACGAATTGCGCATTCTCGCAGCCATGAAGCTATTCGAAATGGGTCGATTGTCCTCCGGCAAAGCTGCTGCTTTGGCGGGCATCCCGCGCACGGTGTTCTTAATGAAGCTGGGCGAGTACGGCGTAGACGCGTTCGATTTATCGCTCGAAGATCTCGAAAAAGAGGCCCGGCTTGGCCCATCTGATTTGTGA
- a CDS encoding DUF3368 domain-containing protein, giving the protein MAHLICDTSPIQYLHLAGLLNLLPELAARVSIPRSVARELDIGRTLGVNLPDMSRMPWLTVSEPQHRHQELCDSDLGPGELDVLSLALERSNSIAVLDDKAARKMAESLQLPFMGTLGVLREAKAQGRLVTVRPIMDKLRSVGFYLSDKTYSSILTATGEIDPS; this is encoded by the coding sequence TTGGCCCATCTGATTTGTGATACCTCGCCGATCCAGTATCTGCATCTCGCTGGTCTGCTGAATCTTTTGCCGGAATTGGCCGCGCGCGTTTCGATTCCAAGATCTGTCGCGCGCGAGCTTGATATTGGGCGGACATTAGGCGTCAATTTGCCAGACATGTCGCGGATGCCTTGGTTGACTGTCAGCGAACCGCAGCACAGGCACCAAGAACTTTGTGATTCCGATCTCGGACCTGGAGAGTTAGACGTTCTTTCACTCGCGCTTGAGCGATCGAATTCGATTGCAGTCCTTGATGACAAGGCAGCGCGTAAAATGGCGGAGTCGCTTCAGCTCCCATTTATGGGTACCCTCGGTGTTCTTCGAGAAGCCAAAGCGCAAGGGCGATTAGTGACCGTCCGGCCAATTATGGATAAGCTTCGATCGGTTGGGTTCTATCTATCGGATAAGACGTATTCTTCGATACTGACGGCAACGGGCGAAATAGATCCCAGTTAA
- a CDS encoding four helix bundle protein: MTPQFDHEKLDVYKASLEFVRFVNELEKSIPPAHRNARDQLIRASQSIPLNIAEGNGKRFAAERRRFLEIARGSAMECAAILDVLVTVSACDRSQIAPGKDFLLRIVAMLSKMTEPRESVAREDGESYGEDSSIEYDDEQEHEHV, encoded by the coding sequence GTGACTCCCCAATTTGATCACGAGAAGCTCGATGTCTACAAGGCAAGCTTAGAGTTCGTCCGCTTTGTCAACGAGCTTGAGAAGTCGATACCTCCGGCCCATCGAAATGCTCGCGACCAGTTGATTCGCGCGAGTCAATCGATCCCGCTGAACATTGCTGAGGGCAACGGCAAACGGTTTGCCGCGGAGCGCCGCCGGTTCCTCGAAATAGCACGCGGCTCCGCAATGGAGTGCGCGGCCATTTTGGATGTGCTCGTCACAGTAAGTGCATGCGACAGAAGTCAGATTGCGCCGGGAAAAGACTTTTTGCTGCGAATAGTCGCGATGCTTTCTAAAATGACTGAACCTCGCGAATCGGTCGCACGCGAAGATGGCGAATCGTACGGCGAGGATTCGAGTATCGAGTACGATGACGAGCAGGAGCACGAGCACGTCTAG
- a CDS encoding DUF1559 domain-containing protein, which produces MVNTDRRHISGFTLLELIVTIAIISILFALLLPALSRAREAAWRANCTNNLRQIGIAFELYALENRERYPAASDPVSTSPFYWLWMGRGWRTKIAEYVPGDKENPGVFWCPRDPTAESDYESTSYAYSMAFYHSPDQINEMDSVSDNYSNPVKTKPQTMASVRNPSKKVLVGEWFANHTAWENDQGWFGLGGKRLYLFADGHVEYLDSSQIKVSNDGLRNPNLTKDGIAGSDI; this is translated from the coding sequence ATGGTAAACACTGACCGACGTCATATCTCCGGCTTTACGCTGCTGGAGTTGATCGTGACCATTGCGATCATATCCATCCTTTTCGCGCTCCTGTTGCCGGCGCTGTCGCGGGCGCGCGAGGCGGCATGGCGCGCAAACTGCACGAACAACCTGCGCCAGATTGGCATCGCGTTCGAACTCTATGCCTTGGAGAACAGGGAACGGTATCCGGCCGCGTCCGACCCCGTCAGCACCAGTCCGTTTTACTGGCTGTGGATGGGCCGAGGGTGGCGGACTAAGATAGCGGAGTATGTCCCGGGCGACAAGGAAAACCCGGGCGTCTTCTGGTGCCCGAGGGACCCGACGGCGGAATCGGACTACGAGAGCACGTCCTACGCGTACTCGATGGCGTTCTACCACTCGCCGGACCAAATCAACGAAATGGATAGCGTGTCCGACAACTATTCGAATCCGGTGAAAACGAAACCGCAAACGATGGCCTCTGTACGAAATCCATCCAAGAAGGTCTTGGTTGGCGAATGGTTCGCCAATCACACCGCCTGGGAGAATGACCAGGGCTGGTTTGGACTGGGCGGCAAACGCTTGTATCTGTTCGCGGACGGACACGTCGAGTACTTGGACTCGAGCCAGATCAAAGTGTCAAACGACGGCCTGCGAAACCCAAACCTGACGAAGGACGGAATCGCCGGGTCGGATATCTAG
- a CDS encoding sugar phosphate isomerase/epimerase: MRLGTVTYNMGKDMDLPTLIDFCQKTGLEGVELRTTHKHGVELELTPQQRAEVRKRFEDSPVTIAGLGSTYEFHSADPAVVKQNIEGAIQYAQLAADLGTNGIKVRPNGLPEGVPVEKTLEQIGKAARQVAVFSEGIGVKVRIEVHGKGTSDPRNMRAILDHADHPYVVACWNSNGTDMDENKSIAANFDLLKDAIEHVHINEIGVYQYPWQDLFNRLKAMDYRGWCLAEIAYNSEPERFMKFYRTLFDLYTGNYAYPRP, encoded by the coding sequence ATGCGCCTGGGAACGGTCACCTACAACATGGGCAAGGACATGGACCTGCCCACGCTTATCGACTTTTGCCAGAAGACGGGGCTTGAGGGCGTCGAACTCCGTACCACGCACAAGCACGGCGTTGAACTCGAACTCACGCCGCAACAGCGCGCCGAGGTGCGCAAGCGATTCGAGGATTCCCCGGTCACGATCGCCGGCCTCGGATCGACGTACGAGTTTCACAGCGCCGATCCCGCGGTTGTGAAGCAAAATATCGAGGGCGCGATCCAATACGCCCAGTTGGCCGCGGACCTCGGCACGAATGGAATCAAGGTCCGTCCGAACGGCCTGCCCGAGGGCGTGCCCGTCGAGAAGACGCTTGAACAGATCGGTAAGGCGGCGCGCCAGGTTGCCGTATTCTCGGAGGGGATCGGCGTCAAGGTCCGGATCGAGGTCCACGGCAAAGGCACCAGCGATCCCAGGAACATGCGGGCGATCCTCGATCACGCCGACCATCCATACGTGGTCGCGTGCTGGAACTCGAACGGCACGGATATGGACGAGAACAAGTCGATCGCCGCCAACTTCGATTTGTTGAAAGACGCGATTGAGCACGTCCATATCAACGAAATCGGCGTGTATCAGTATCCGTGGCAGGACCTTTTCAATCGCCTCAAGGCGATGGACTACAGGGGCTGGTGCCTGGCGGAGATAGCGTACAATTCGGAACCTGAACGGTTCATGAAGTTCTACCGCACGTTATTCGATCTTTACACCGGAAACTACGCGTACCCGCGGCCATAG
- a CDS encoding acyltransferase, whose product MVSWNVIIECGQYVEIGENTGLAEGVIIRDGTHLIYGTKEHWRFTPFIIKPTIIGPNCWIGSRAYINYGVTIGEGAVIGVGSIVTKDVGPYEVWAGTPAKYVAHRTDDVPPAKLAEAQELLAREGIRKDRRMEEM is encoded by the coding sequence ATGGTGAGCTGGAACGTGATTATCGAGTGCGGGCAGTACGTCGAGATCGGCGAAAACACCGGACTGGCCGAGGGCGTCATCATTCGCGACGGCACGCACCTCATCTACGGTACGAAAGAGCATTGGCGGTTCACGCCGTTCATCATCAAGCCGACCATCATCGGGCCGAACTGCTGGATCGGCAGCCGGGCGTACATCAATTACGGCGTGACGATTGGCGAAGGCGCCGTGATCGGCGTGGGCAGCATCGTGACAAAAGACGTCGGGCCGTACGAGGTGTGGGCCGGTACGCCGGCAAAGTATGTCGCGCACCGGACGGACGACGTGCCGCCCGCGAAGCTCGCCGAGGCGCAGGAGTTGCTCGCGCGCGAAGGGATTCGCAAAGACCGGCGAATGGAAGAAATGTAG
- a CDS encoding aminopeptidase P family protein, which produces MVHSPLPLASVRTRLADSGCDAFLSFAPATNQWLSGFRGSTSAIIVTQSDAIFLNDFRYTEQAATQVTGFTLQEVPGNIQVRAGEKLAALGAESAAFEPGYMTVAELDYVKSAYSGQLRAVPDIIGPLRMVKSKEEIDTIRAAGQLAEGVLADMIEDLKPGITERELAAEFEYEFKARGASGASFDTIAAFGPKSSLPHAQPGDKPLERGDIVLLDFGCKFDGYCSDLTRTFAFGTIPGAWFEEIYQLTLTAQRRALEAVGPGKPCREVDAVARDIIAQGGHGKHFGHGLGHGVGIEIHESPRLNPESTAVLAPGMVVTVEPGIYIPGQGGVRIEDLVVVTEDGCENLSRAPKELRILGT; this is translated from the coding sequence GTGGTGCACAGTCCATTACCTTTAGCTTCCGTTCGTACCCGCCTTGCCGATTCCGGGTGCGATGCGTTTCTCAGTTTTGCGCCGGCGACGAACCAGTGGTTGTCGGGGTTTCGGGGGTCTACGTCGGCGATCATTGTGACGCAGTCCGACGCGATCTTTCTGAACGACTTTCGCTACACGGAGCAGGCGGCGACCCAGGTGACGGGGTTCACGCTGCAGGAAGTTCCCGGCAACATCCAGGTGCGGGCGGGGGAGAAGCTGGCGGCGCTTGGCGCCGAGAGCGCCGCGTTCGAGCCGGGGTATATGACGGTGGCTGAACTGGACTATGTGAAGTCGGCGTATTCCGGCCAGCTCCGGGCTGTCCCGGACATCATCGGTCCGCTGCGTATGGTGAAGTCGAAGGAGGAGATTGACACGATTCGGGCGGCGGGACAGTTGGCGGAAGGTGTCCTGGCGGACATGATTGAGGACTTGAAGCCGGGAATTACCGAGCGCGAGCTGGCCGCGGAGTTCGAGTACGAGTTCAAGGCGCGGGGGGCGTCCGGGGCGTCGTTCGACACGATTGCCGCGTTCGGGCCGAAGAGTTCGTTGCCGCACGCCCAGCCGGGGGATAAACCCTTGGAACGGGGCGACATCGTGCTGCTTGACTTCGGGTGCAAGTTCGACGGGTACTGTTCTGATTTGACTCGTACTTTTGCCTTCGGTACGATCCCCGGCGCTTGGTTTGAGGAGATTTACCAGCTCACGCTGACCGCGCAACGCCGCGCGCTCGAGGCCGTCGGGCCCGGGAAACCCTGCCGTGAAGTCGACGCCGTCGCGCGCGACATCATCGCGCAAGGGGGCCATGGCAAACACTTTGGCCATGGTTTGGGTCACGGTGTCGGGATTGAAATCCACGAGTCCCCGCGCCTTAACCCTGAGTCGACGGCTGTGCTTGCGCCAGGCATGGTGGTGACGGTCGAGCCGGGCATCTACATTCCCGGGCAGGGGGGAGTGCGCATCGAGGACCTCGTGGTGGTGACCGAGGACGGGTGCGAAAACCTGAGCAGGGCGCCAAAGGAACTGAGGATTCTGGGAACATGA
- the accB gene encoding acetyl-CoA carboxylase biotin carboxyl carrier protein produces MELDKLRELIGIFESSGLSEIEIEEEGRRIRLTKAAPHVVAPPQLIAHMPSAAPIAVSAPVAQAPSGPAAPPVQDAEPEQDEGIVIIESPMVGVFYASPSPGDPPFVKPGDTVEENQTVCIVEAMKLMNEVAAKFKCTIVNVLVENGEPVEYNQPLFAVKPVE; encoded by the coding sequence TTGGAACTCGATAAACTCCGCGAGCTGATCGGAATTTTTGAATCGTCCGGTCTCTCCGAAATAGAAATTGAAGAAGAGGGCCGTCGGATTCGCCTCACCAAGGCGGCCCCGCACGTCGTCGCCCCACCGCAACTTATCGCGCACATGCCGTCTGCGGCGCCCATCGCGGTGTCCGCGCCAGTCGCGCAGGCGCCTTCCGGCCCTGCCGCGCCGCCGGTCCAGGACGCCGAACCCGAGCAGGACGAAGGGATCGTCATCATCGAATCGCCCATGGTCGGCGTGTTTTACGCCTCGCCCAGCCCCGGCGATCCGCCTTTTGTAAAGCCCGGCGACACCGTCGAGGAAAATCAGACGGTGTGCATCGTCGAGGCGATGAAGCTGATGAACGAGGTCGCGGCGAAGTTTAAGTGCACGATTGTGAATGTGCTGGTCGAGAACGGGGAACCGGTGGAGTACAACCAGCCGTTGTTTGCGGTGAAGCCGGTGGAATGA
- a CDS encoding UPF0175 family protein yields MTITIPDIAAEALHVAPDAVTDEVRMVLAVKLFEMGRMSSGLATELAGVPKPVFLQRLGEYGVSVFDITEEELKAEAKAFE; encoded by the coding sequence ATGACTATCACGATTCCAGATATTGCCGCGGAAGCGCTTCACGTCGCCCCCGATGCGGTAACCGACGAAGTGCGAATGGTCCTGGCCGTTAAGCTCTTTGAAATGGGCCGCATGTCATCAGGGCTTGCCACCGAGCTCGCCGGTGTGCCAAAGCCGGTCTTTTTGCAGCGGCTGGGCGAGTACGGTGTGAGCGTGTTCGACATCACTGAGGAAGAGTTGAAGGCGGAGGCGAAGGCATTTGAGTGA
- a CDS encoding 6-carboxytetrahydropterin synthase codes for MRVELIKTFQFEAAHARGGKLHGHSYVVDIKCAGDCDDQLGWLVDYGEITDAFDPIYRALDHRRLEDVDGLTESSLAGVERWLTARLTGLIPFFDSVRVRIAGDCVFTPMRIETADAFGEPARIRFGFESAHFLPNVPLEHKCRRMHGHSFRVEVAANRLNELEPHLRAVYDALDRRCLNEIAGLENATSEQVARWIWNCLAPRSCELGSVTVAETCTARCVYRGE; via the coding sequence ATGCGCGTCGAATTGATCAAAACCTTCCAGTTCGAGGCGGCGCATGCGCGTGGCGGAAAATTGCACGGGCATAGCTACGTTGTCGATATCAAGTGCGCGGGCGACTGCGACGATCAACTCGGTTGGCTCGTGGATTACGGCGAAATTACGGACGCGTTCGATCCCATCTACCGCGCGCTGGACCATCGGCGCCTCGAGGATGTGGACGGGCTGACGGAATCGTCGCTTGCCGGCGTCGAACGGTGGTTGACCGCGCGCCTAACAGGCCTTATACCGTTTTTCGATTCGGTGCGCGTGCGCATCGCAGGCGATTGCGTGTTCACACCGATGCGCATTGAAACTGCCGATGCGTTCGGCGAACCGGCGCGCATCCGTTTCGGGTTCGAGTCCGCGCACTTCCTTCCGAACGTGCCGCTCGAACACAAGTGCCGGCGCATGCACGGGCACAGCTTTCGGGTGGAAGTTGCGGCAAATCGATTGAACGAGTTGGAGCCACACCTGCGCGCGGTCTATGATGCGCTCGATCGGCGGTGTCTGAACGAGATTGCTGGGTTGGAGAACGCCACGTCGGAACAAGTGGCGCGGTGGATATGGAATTGTCTCGCGCCGCGCTCGTGCGAATTGGGATCGGTGACCGTGGCGGAGACGTGCACGGCGCGGTGTGTGTACCGCGGGGAATGA
- a CDS encoding ferredoxin family protein, protein MAHIVAEPCIKCKYTDCVAVCPVDCFHEGANMLVIDPDECIDCGACVDECPVHAIYPEEDLPDKWSNWVELNKELAADWPVINETGEALPTAEEYKEKEGKIGELDRSPASR, encoded by the coding sequence ATGGCCCATATCGTCGCCGAACCATGCATCAAGTGTAAGTACACGGACTGCGTGGCGGTGTGCCCCGTTGACTGCTTTCACGAAGGCGCGAACATGCTCGTTATCGATCCCGACGAATGCATCGACTGCGGCGCATGCGTCGATGAGTGTCCGGTGCATGCGATCTATCCGGAGGAGGACTTGCCCGACAAGTGGTCGAACTGGGTCGAATTGAACAAAGAACTCGCGGCGGATTGGCCCGTCATTAACGAGACGGGCGAGGCCCTTCCCACCGCCGAAGAATACAAGGAAAAGGAAGGCAAGATCGGCGAGCTCGACCGCAGCCCGGCCAGCCGGTAG
- the accC gene encoding acetyl-CoA carboxylase biotin carboxylase subunit: MFRRILIANRGEIAVRVIRACREMGISSIAVYSQADAECLHASLADESICIGPPSAAESYLLIPAIITAAEICDAHAIHPGYGFLSENPKFAAMCRECNIGFIGPSPEAISLSGDKAACRSKVKAAGVPVVPGSEGIIKNAGEAMTIAKQIGFPVLVKAASGGGGKGMRIAHNDVALQKAVSMAAVEAQAAFGDDGVYIEKFLENARHVEIQVLADEHGRIVTLGERECTIQRRHQKLIEETPSPRLTNSMRAKMSKAAYRAAKSMGYSNAGTAEFLVSQDGSFYFIEFNARIQVEHPVTEEVTGIDLVKEQIHIAAGEPLRVTSPRFQGHAIEARVYAEDPDANFAPSPGTIAKCHIPGGPGIRVDSHIFPGYTVPRYYDSLLAKVIAHGNDREEAIHRLAGALQEFTVVGVKTTAQLCAKILLSDRFRRGDLSPELIDQFVTKPK; encoded by the coding sequence ATGTTCCGCCGAATACTCATAGCCAACCGCGGCGAAATCGCCGTTCGGGTGATTCGCGCGTGCCGCGAGATGGGAATTTCGTCCATTGCCGTCTACTCGCAGGCGGACGCGGAATGCCTTCACGCGTCTCTCGCCGACGAGAGCATTTGCATCGGGCCGCCAAGCGCGGCGGAAAGTTATCTTCTCATTCCCGCGATCATCACCGCCGCCGAAATCTGCGACGCGCACGCGATTCATCCCGGCTACGGGTTTCTCTCGGAGAACCCGAAGTTCGCCGCGATGTGCCGGGAATGCAACATTGGATTTATCGGCCCGAGTCCGGAGGCCATCTCGCTCAGCGGCGATAAAGCCGCGTGCCGCTCGAAGGTGAAGGCGGCGGGCGTTCCGGTGGTCCCCGGCAGCGAAGGCATCATCAAGAACGCGGGCGAAGCCATGACGATCGCGAAGCAGATCGGCTTTCCCGTGCTGGTGAAGGCCGCGTCCGGCGGCGGCGGCAAAGGGATGCGCATCGCGCACAACGATGTCGCCCTGCAAAAGGCGGTGTCGATGGCGGCCGTCGAAGCACAGGCCGCGTTCGGCGATGACGGCGTATACATCGAAAAGTTCTTGGAGAACGCGCGCCACGTCGAAATACAGGTCCTTGCCGACGAGCATGGCCGAATCGTTACGCTTGGCGAGCGCGAGTGCACTATCCAGCGCAGGCACCAAAAGCTGATCGAAGAGACGCCGTCACCGCGCCTGACGAACTCGATGCGCGCGAAAATGTCGAAGGCCGCGTACCGCGCCGCGAAGTCGATGGGTTACTCGAATGCGGGAACCGCCGAATTCCTCGTCTCGCAGGACGGCTCCTTTTACTTCATCGAATTCAACGCGCGCATCCAGGTCGAACATCCCGTAACGGAAGAAGTCACGGGCATCGATCTCGTGAAGGAACAGATTCACATTGCCGCGGGCGAGCCCCTGCGCGTCACGTCTCCGCGCTTCCAGGGCCACGCCATCGAGGCGCGCGTGTATGCCGAAGACCCGGACGCCAACTTCGCGCCCAGTCCCGGCACGATCGCGAAATGCCACATCCCCGGCGGGCCTGGAATCCGCGTGGACAGCCACATCTTTCCCGGGTACACGGTTCCGCGCTATTATGATTCGCTTTTGGCGAAGGTGATCGCGCACGGGAACGATCGCGAGGAGGCCATCCACCGGCTCGCGGGAGCGCTGCAGGAGTTTACGGTGGTTGGCGTCAAAACGACGGCGCAACTCTGCGCGAAGATCCTGTTGAGCGACCGGTTCCGCCGCGGCGATTTGTCGCCGGAATTGATCGACCAGTTCGTTACGAAACCGAAGTAA